The sequence below is a genomic window from Myxococcus xanthus.
GGCCTTCCACCGTGCCGTGTCGCACCTTGCAGTAGCGCTCCAGCGCCTCCACCGCGCCCGGCACGTCGCCGCGCTTCAGCCGGAAACGGCCGCGCTCCAGGTCGATGGCGCCCAGCTTGTGGTCCGGGTCCAGCTTCGCCGCCTCGTCCAGCAGCAGCTCGCCGCGCTGCGCGTCCCCGGCGCCCAGGTAGGCCACGCCCAGCAGGTACAGCGTATCCACGTCCTCGTCGCCCGCCTCCAGGTTGGGCTTGAGGATGTCCACCGCCTCGGCGTAGCGGCGCTGCTCCACGCGGATGTCCGCCAGTTCGTGCCGCGCGCGCCGCTCATGCGGGTTGGTGAGGATGGTGCCCGCCAGTTGCCCCGCGCGCTGGAAGCGCTTGAGCAGCCGCACCGGGCTGGGCAGCACCTGCCACGTGAAGCGGTCCGCCACGAAGATGATGACGATGATGAGGCCCAGCGACAGCAGCGGGCTGCCCGTCAGCAGGGTGAGGAACAGCCACAATATCCACTTGCTCATACGCCTCTCGAAATCCGTTCCAGTGGACGCCGCCTAGAGCAGCCGCGCGCACACGGCGCTGTGGACGTCCGCGCCCTTCTCCGTCAATGCCAGCCGCCCGTCCCGCAGCGTCGCGAAGCCGTGCGCCACCAGCCGCGCGACTTCCGCCCGCCGGGGCTCCACCGGCTGTCCATATCGCTCGCAGACGGCCTCCCAGTCCACGCCCGACACCAGCCGCAGGCCCATGGCCAGGCGCTCCGCGAAGAGCTCCTCCGGGCCCAGCGGCTCGCGGCCTTCCTCTGGCAGCCGCCCCGCCTCCGCCTCCACGAGGTAGCGCTCCGCGCTGCGCAGGTTCACGTACCGGTGCGGCTGGGGCGACAGCAACATGCCCGTGGCCCCCACGCCCAGCGCCAGGTACTCCCCGCCGGTCCAGTACAGCGCGTTGTGGCGCGAGCTGAACCCTGGCCGCGCGTGGTTGGACACCTCGTAGCGGTGCAGCCCCGCCGCCCCGTACACCTCGCGCACCACCCGCGCCATGTCGACCACGGTGTCGTCGGGCGGCAGCTCCAGCTCACCGCGCTTGAGCCGCTTCGACAGGGGCGTGTCCTCCGCCAGCACGTCGCGCTCCACCGTCAGCGCGTACGTGGACAGGTGCTCGGGGGCCAGCGCCACCGCCCGGCGCGCATCCGCCTCCACCTGCGCCACCGTCTGCCCGTGCACGCCATAGATGAAGTCCATGGCCACCACCGGGAAGGCCGCGCTCCGGGCCGCGTCCACGGCCCCTTCCACCATGGCCGCGTCATGCGCGCGCCCCAACGCCTTGAGCGTCTCCGGCTGGAAGGACTGCACGCCCAGCGACAGCCGGTTCACCCCCGCCGCGCGGTAGCCCGCGAAGCGCTCCGCGTCCGCGCGCTCCGGATTGCCCTCCAGCGACACCTCCACGCCAGGCGCCACCCGCAGCCTCGCGGCGATGCCATCCAGCACCTGGGCCACGTAGCGCGGGTGCCACAGGGACGGCGTCCCACCGCCCAGGAAGATGGAGTCGAGCACCTTCCCCGCGAGCGAGGGCTCGGCGGCCAGCCGGGTGTCCAGCTCCGCCAGCACCGCGCGGGCGTAGCGCTCCTCCGGCACCTGCCGCGCCACCGCCACCGCGAAGTCGCAGTACGGGCACTTCGCGAGGCAGTACGGGAAATGCAGGTACAGCCCGAAGCGGGCCGCCGGCATTCCCGTGAGGGCATCCACTGGCGCGTCGAAAGGCATGAAGGAAAAACCTCTACCTCTTGCCCTTCAATTGCGCCTCCAGCCGGGCAATCTTCGCCTTGTAGCCCGCCGCGTTCTCGAGCGCTGTCTCGGCCGCCACCAGCTTGCGCTTGAGGTTGGCAGCGTCCGCCTTGAGCTGCTCGCGCTCCGCCTCCCAGTCCGCTGGCGCACCCGCGCTCTGGGAGGGAGTCCCCGGCTGCTCCGCCAGCTTCGCCTCGAGCGCCCGCCGTGCCTCCTGCTCTGCTCGCAGCGAGGATTCCACGTCGGCCCGCTTCTGCTCCTCGGCCTTCAGCGACGCCTCCGCGCGAGCCAGCTTCGCCTCGGTCGCAGCGCGCGCCGCGTCCGACTTGCCGGCCGCCGCGGCCTGGGCCTTCGCGCCTTCCAAGGCCCCCTCCATCATCTTCAGCCGGCCCTGGAGGCGCTCCACCTTGTCCGCCTCGGCGCGCGCGGCCTCCAGCTCCTCGGTGAGCGAGGCCACCTGCGCCTCGGCGCCGCCCTGCCCCACCGTCAGCGACTCCACCTGGGCCTCGGCTTGGGCCGCCTTCACCTCCGCATCGGTGCGCTCGACCTCCGCCGCCTCGCGGCGCGCACGCTCCAGCGCCAGCGCCTCGTGGGCCTTCGCCACCTCTGCTTGCAGCCGCACCAGCTCCGCCTCGCGCTGGCCGGACGCCGCCTCCAGCATGGACACCCGGGCGGCCAGGCCGACGCGCTCGGCGTCCTTGGTGGCCGCCTTCAGCTCCACCGCGGCGAGCTGTTCCTTCCACGACGCATGGTCCGCGTGCGCGGCCTCCACCGCCGCCGTCAGCTCGGACACCTTCGTCTCGGCCTGCTGCACCGCCTCGCCCAGCGCCGCCGCGTCCGCTTCCATGCGGTCGCGCAACGACACCTGCTCCACCTCGGCGGCTTCCAGCGCCTCCTTCAGCGCCGCGGCCTCGCCCTCCGCCAGGTGCGCCCGCTCACTGGCCTGTGCCAATCCCTCTTCCAGGGCCTGTGAGCGCTCCTCGGCCTTGGCCGCCTCCGCCTCCAGCTTCGCCTTGAGCTGGGCCAGCTCCGCGGTGCGCGCCTCCAGCGCCTGACGCAGCGCGGGCAGCTCCGCGGCCTCGGTGGTGCGGGCGGTGAGCGCCGCGCGCAGGCCCACGATTTCGGCGTCCTTCAGCGCCAGCGAACGCTCCAGCTCCGCCACCTGCTCCTGCAGGGTGCGCAGCCCGTCCTCCACCACCGCCAGTTGCTTGCGCGCCTCGTCGCGCTCGGCCTCCAGCGTACCCGCGCGGCCCTGGGCCTCCTCCAGCGAGCTCTTCGACCAGTCGCTCTCGCTCTCCAGCGCGCTCAGCCCAGATTGGGCCTCCTCCAGCGCGGCCTCCAACTGCGCGGTGCGCAGGCCCAGCGAGTCCTTCTCCGCCGAGGCGGCCTCCAGCTCGGAGGTCAGCCGCTCCACGTCGGCGATGGCCTGCTGGTACTGCTCCTGAACGGCCTCCAGGGCGCCCTGGGCCTCGGACTTCTCCGCGGCCAGCTCCGCCACGCGGTCCTGGGCCAGCGACAGCGCTTCCTTCGCGCCAATCAGCTCCTCGGCCACGGCGCCACGGGCCTCGCGCTCCTCCTGGAGCTCCGCCGTCAGGCGCGGCACATCGGATTCGACCTCCGCCAGCGCGCGAGACAGGTCCTTGCGGTCCGCCTCCACCGCGGAGAGCTCATCCTGGAGGCTGGCGAGCCGCGACTGGGACTCCGCCTCCGCCCGGGCCAGCTCCTCCTGGAAGGCGGAGACACTGGCCTTCGACTCCGCCAGCTCCTTGCGCGCCAGCGTCAGCGACTGCTTCACGCCGTTGAGCTCGCCGTCGCGCTCCGCGTACAGCGTCCGGGCCCGCGCCAGGGTCTCCGTCTTCTGGCGGACCACGGCCCGGAAGTACTCCAGCTTGTCCTCGGGCGAGCCGCCCATGGGCATCCGGATTTCGGGCGGCTCACCAAATGGATCATTCCCCGGGGCCCGCGCGGCGCGGACGGCGGGGGCAGCAGCGGCAGCCGGGGACGCGGGCGCCTTCGGGGACGCGGGCGCTCCCGTGCCCTTGGGCACGGCGGCCAGGGGGGCGGCCGGACGGCGCGGCGGCAACGGAGGCGGAGCGGCGGGCGGTGGAGCCGAGGGCGGTGGCTTTGGCAAGGGCCTGGAGGCCACGGGGGCGGGGGCGGCGGGGGCCACCGAGGCACCGGTGTCTTCCAGGTCCAGGCTTTCGCGCAGGTCCGCGAGCGGATCCACCTCTTCCGGAGGTGACGGCATGGGCGGGCGCAGGTTACCCCCCGAACGGGCTCACGACCAGAGACGCGTGGGCATGTGCGCGTCCGAAGTCCATCCATCCGGTCGGACGGCAGCCGTACAGTCTCCTCGACGCCGAGGCTCCCAGGCGTTAGCCAGTGAGGGAAAACATCACACCTCGCCTTGCCCTCCCAGTGGGCCGGTGACAGCTTCGGAAGTTTCTATGGCCATCCGCTACGCGCTACCCAACGGGCTTACCGTCGTCTTCGAGGAGCAGCACGCCGCCAAGGTCGCGGCCTTCCAGGTCTGGGTCAAGGCCGGGAGCGCCGACGAGCGGCCGGACCAGGCAGGGCTTGCCCACCTGCACGAGCACATGCTCTTCAAGGGCACCGAGCGCCGCGGCCCCGGTGAGGTCGCCCGGGACGTGGAGTCCCATGGCGGCGAAATCAACGCCTGGACCTCCTACGACCAGACCGTCTACCACATCGTCATCGCCAGCCAGTTCGCCCGGATGGGCCTGGACATCCTGGGCGATGCGGTGCGCCGGTCGGCCTTCGACGCAGGCGAGCTGTCGCGCGAAATCGAGGTGGTGTGCGAGGAAATCAAGCGCAGCCAGGACACGCCGTCCCGCCGTGCCTCGCGTGACCTCTTCTCCACCGCCTACCAGGTGCACCCCTACCGGCTGCCCGTCATCGGCACCGACGAGAGCGTGCGCAGCTTCACGCGGGAGAAGGTGCTGGAGTTCTACCACCGCCACTACACGCCCAAGAACCTGGTGCTGTCGGTGGCGGGAGACTTGCGCGAGGCGGAGCTGCGCGAGTGGGTGGACGACATCTTCGGCGGCGACTGGGGCCGGCCGTATGAGGGCCGGGTAGCGCGCGCCCCGGAGCCCGTGGCCGCGGGCCGGCGCATCCTGCTGCGCCCGGACGAGGTGAAGGAGGCCTACCTCCACCTGGCCTTCGGGATTCCCCAGGCGGACCACGAGGACGTGCCCGCGCTGGACGTGCTGGCGATGATTGCCGGCCAGGGAGACGCGTCCCGGCTGGTGCGCGAGGTGAAGCGCCGCCACAACCTGGTCAACGACATCCACACCTTCGCGTATACGCCCACGGACCCGGGCCTCTTCTCCGCGTCGATGACGCTCCAGCCCGCCAACGCCGTCCGGGCGCTGGAGGAGGCGGCGCGAGGGCTGGCCACGCTGCGCGCCACGCCGGTGACGGCGGAGGAGCTGGCCACGGCCAAGGCGCTGGTGGAAGCGGAGGCCGTGTACCAGCGCGAGACGGTGCAGGGCGTGGCCCGGAAGATGGGCTTCTACCAGTCCGGCATGGGCAGCCTGGAGGCGGAGGCCCGCTACTACGAGGCCGTGCGCAACCTCACGCCCGAGCACCTGCGCGCCGCCGCCGAGCGCTACCTGCGCTTCGACCGCGCCGTCGTCACCGGCCTGCTGCCGGAGGGCACGCCGCTGACGGAAGCGCAGGTGCACGAGGTGCTGGATGCCGTGGACCGCGCGCCCGCCGCGGCGCCGCCCGAGCGCAAGCCGCGCAAGGTGGCCGTGAGTGACTCGCCGGTGCGCATCCTGAAGGGCACGAGCGCCGGCCCCAGCGACATCATCACGGAGAAGCTGCCGTCGGGCGCGACGATTGTCGTGCGCGTGGAGCCCGCGGTGCCGCTGTTCGCCATCCGCGCCGCCTTCGCGGGCGGTCTGCGCTACGAGACGCCGGAGGACAACGGCATCACCACGCTGCTCACCCGCAGCATCACGCGGGGGACGCCGACGCACGACGCAGAGGAGGTCTCCGACCTCATCGACGCGTACGCGGGCAGCCTGGGTGGCCAGGGTGGGCGCAACTCGGTGGGCCTGCGCGGTGAGTTCCTGTCGCGCCACTTCGAGCCGGCCTTCCGCCTCTTCGCGGACTGCCTGCTGAATCCCTCGTTCCCGGAGGCCGAGGTCGCCCGCGAGCGCACGCTGCTGCTCCAGGACATCCTCACGCGCGAGGACAAGCCGTCCAGCGTGGCCTTCGACCTGTTCAGCAAGACCATCTACCGCACGCACCCCTACCGGATGCCCACCACAGGTGAGCAGGCGTCCGTGGAGAAGCTGACGCCGGAGCTGCTGCGCGCGTGGCACGCGGCGCACATGGACCCGTCGCAACTGACGCTCAGCGTGGTGGGCGACGTGAAGGTGGACGAGGTGATGGCCCTGGCGCGCGAGTACTTCGGCGCGTCGCGCGGCAAGGCGGCCC
It includes:
- a CDS encoding tetratricopeptide repeat protein codes for the protein MSKWILWLFLTLLTGSPLLSLGLIIVIIFVADRFTWQVLPSPVRLLKRFQRAGQLAGTILTNPHERRARHELADIRVEQRRYAEAVDILKPNLEAGDEDVDTLYLLGVAYLGAGDAQRGELLLDEAAKLDPDHKLGAIDLERGRFRLKRGDVPGAVEALERYCKVRHGTVEGRYLLAKALSRAGRGDDAKRMRDLAWSEYVVAPRFQRRRERKWAWRARPSRPLMYAAAVALVLSLLASMLPRFVITPEGDYGGRYDHGAYGEPPSAVGMEEYQGE
- the hemW gene encoding radical SAM family heme chaperone HemW; the encoded protein is MPFDAPVDALTGMPAARFGLYLHFPYCLAKCPYCDFAVAVARQVPEERYARAVLAELDTRLAAEPSLAGKVLDSIFLGGGTPSLWHPRYVAQVLDGIAARLRVAPGVEVSLEGNPERADAERFAGYRAAGVNRLSLGVQSFQPETLKALGRAHDAAMVEGAVDAARSAAFPVVAMDFIYGVHGQTVAQVEADARRAVALAPEHLSTYALTVERDVLAEDTPLSKRLKRGELELPPDDTVVDMARVVREVYGAAGLHRYEVSNHARPGFSSRHNALYWTGGEYLALGVGATGMLLSPQPHRYVNLRSAERYLVEAEAGRLPEEGREPLGPEELFAERLAMGLRLVSGVDWEAVCERYGQPVEPRRAEVARLVAHGFATLRDGRLALTEKGADVHSAVCARLL
- a CDS encoding M16 family metallopeptidase; this encodes MAIRYALPNGLTVVFEEQHAAKVAAFQVWVKAGSADERPDQAGLAHLHEHMLFKGTERRGPGEVARDVESHGGEINAWTSYDQTVYHIVIASQFARMGLDILGDAVRRSAFDAGELSREIEVVCEEIKRSQDTPSRRASRDLFSTAYQVHPYRLPVIGTDESVRSFTREKVLEFYHRHYTPKNLVLSVAGDLREAELREWVDDIFGGDWGRPYEGRVARAPEPVAAGRRILLRPDEVKEAYLHLAFGIPQADHEDVPALDVLAMIAGQGDASRLVREVKRRHNLVNDIHTFAYTPTDPGLFSASMTLQPANAVRALEEAARGLATLRATPVTAEELATAKALVEAEAVYQRETVQGVARKMGFYQSGMGSLEAEARYYEAVRNLTPEHLRAAAERYLRFDRAVVTGLLPEGTPLTEAQVHEVLDAVDRAPAAAPPERKPRKVAVSDSPVRILKGTSAGPSDIITEKLPSGATIVVRVEPAVPLFAIRAAFAGGLRYETPEDNGITTLLTRSITRGTPTHDAEEVSDLIDAYAGSLGGQGGRNSVGLRGEFLSRHFEPAFRLFADCLLNPSFPEAEVARERTLLLQDILTREDKPSSVAFDLFSKTIYRTHPYRMPTTGEQASVEKLTPELLRAWHAAHMDPSQLTLSVVGDVKVDEVMALAREYFGASRGKAAPPPKVSLEAPLEGPREAKKVLARAQAHLVLGFPGIRVGDPQQHALEVLSTVLSGQGGRLFVELRDKRSMAYSVSSFAIEGVDPGYFATYMGTSPEKVDAALAGIRAELERVRDEPIPAEELARAKQHLIGTHEIGLQRNGSRAALLALDTCYGLGLENFLHYADHVAKVSADDVREVARKIINFDRSALAVVGP